DNA from Streptomyces sp. Edi4:
CGGCACATACGCGACTGCGCGACATGTACGGGGACGGCGGCCGGGCGGGTTCCGGCCGAGTCGCTCCTGGCCGACCTCGCGCCGCTGGCCGTGCCGGCGGCGCTCGTCGGGGAGCTGATCGCGAAGGGCCTGCTGTCCGGCGGCGCGACCTTCACCGCCCGCTCGACCGGCCTGCCCGCCGACGGCCGCCTCAAGGCCCTGCCGGGCCGGGCCGGCGACCTGTGGATCGCGGGCGGCGGCAAGGGCCTGTTCCACTCCACGGACGGTGGCGGCACGTTCACCCGGCTCACCTCGGTGACGTCCGCCTCGGCGATCGGTTGCGGCAAGGCGGCGCCGGGCGCCTCCTACCAGACGCTGTACCTGATCGGCGCGGTCAAGGGTGTCACCGGCGTCTTCCGCTCCACCGACAAGGGCGCCACCTGGACCCGCGTCGACGACCGGGCCCACCAGTGGGGCGCCATCGGCAGCCAGGGCGTCAGCACCGGCGACCCCGACACCTACGGCCGTGTCTACATCGGCACCAACGGCCGGGGCCTCCAGCACGGCGACCCGTCCTGATCCCCGCGCGTCGCCCGTGACAGCGGGCCGCCCTCCTGGCCGAGGCGACATCAGGGCCAGGAGGGCGGCCGGCGGCCTGACTGGTTCGCTGTGTTGCGAGGGTGGGCGGGGGAGTGACTTGTGGGTTTGCCCGTGTGTCCTGTGCGTGGTGCGTGGTGCGGGCGAGGTCTTTATGGGTGCCGAGATGGCGTAGGGTTGGGTTCACCGACGCGGGGTGGAGCAGCTCGGTAGCTCGCTGGGCTCATAACCCAGAGGTCGCAGGTTCAAATCCTGTCCCCGCTACTGTTGAACAGGCCCCGATTCCATCCGGATCGGGGCCTGTTCGTTTGCGTCGAGGTCCCCGTGCGGTCCGCCATCGAGAGCCGCTGCTCACTGGGCCGCTACGGCGCCGGAGTATGGAGCGCGGCTCCCGGCCGACGTCGCGACACCCCGCGCGCCGTACGCGGCGCGCCACGCGGCCGGCGGTGTGGCGGCCTGGCGGCGGAAGAACGTGGTGAAGTTCGCGGCGTCGCGGAATCCGAGGCGCCGGGCGCAGCCGGTGACCGGCAGATCGGTGTGGGCGAGCAGCCTTTTGGCTTCCAGCAGGACGCGCTGGTCGAGGAAGGCCTTGGCGCCCGTGCCGGTGGCCGCGCGGGTCGCCCGGGTGAGGGTGCGCACGTCGTAGCCGAGCGCCCGGGCGTAGTCGGCCACCTGATGCCACTCGCAGAAGTGGGCCTCCACTGCGGCCCGGTAGGCGCGGAACACGGCGATGGACCCGCCCGCGGACCCGCCCGCGCCCCCGCTCGCGGACCCGTCGTCCGCCGCCGCCTCGCGGGCCCGGTCGGGCGGACCCGCCAGCACGCGCAGGACCAGTGCGGCCAGCAGGTGGGCCGGCAGCGCGGGGGATGCCAGGAGCGGGGCGCGTGCGGCCGCCTCGTACTCGTGGCGCAGGTGGTCGGCCGCGAGCAGGGCCAGGCTCAGCCCCTGTGGGTCAAGGTAGCGGCACGCCGGGGCGCCGGCCTCCTCGGCGGTGAGGCCGGGCAGGAAACCCGGCCGGAACAGGATGAGCGGGCCCTCGCACGCGTCGATGTCGCTCCAGCGGTGCACCATGCCGGGCCGGATCCATACGGCGCTGCCCGGCCTCAGCCGGTAGGCGCGGAAGTCCGCTTCGTGGGCGCCGGTGCCGGAGGCGATCAGGGCCAGGACGTGGAAGTCGGGGCGCTGGGGCAGCACGCGCCGGCGCCGGGTGTCCATGGAGCGCAGCGCCGCGAAGTCCATGACCTCCACGCCGTGGGGCGAACCGACGGCGGGCGAGTAGCGGAGCTGACGCACCGCTTCCTGTCCGCTTTCCACAAGTACTCCGCTTCTTTCCACCAGGCCTCCAACCGGGCCTGGCCTACCGTCAGTTGCGTGCCTGGCAGCAGGTCAGAGTATCCATACGTGGCTGCGACCGCAGACGTCGACCGTCTCACGCAGCCGGAAGGAAGGCGCGACGATGAAGGAAATGACAAGGCGGGTCACGGTGCCCGGCGGCGCTCTGGAGGTACGGCTCAAGGGCGGTACCGGCCCGGTGCTCGTATGCGTCCACTACTGGGGCGGCTCCGCCGGCACATGGAGCGAGGTGATCGGTCACCTTCCGCCGGAGCAGGCCACGGTCCGCTTCGACCAGCGCGGCTGGGGCACCGCGCGCGCCCTGCCCGGGCCCTACCACCTCGACCGGCTCGCCGACGACCTCGCGCGGGTGGTGGAGGAGTGCGTACCGGGTCCGTACGTTCTCGTCGGCCACTCGATGGGTGGCAAGGTGGCCCAACTCCTCGCCGCACGGCGGCCGTTGGGTCTCACCGGCCTGTTTCTGCTCGCGCCCGCGCCGGCCGAGCCTCCGGCCACCGTGACCGAGGAGTACCGGCGCGATCTGTCCCACGCCTACGACTCGCCCGAAGCCGTGCGGCACGCCCTGAACGACATACTGACCGCCACGCCCCTGCCCGGGGCGACGCTGGCCACCGCCGTACGCGACAGCCTCGCCGCAGGGCCGCAGGCCCGACAGGAGTGGCCGCTGCGCGGGATGGCGCGTGACATCTCCCGCGCTGTGCGTGACATCACCGTCCCGGTGACCGTCCTGGCCGGTGAGAGGGACGTGGTCGAGCCGGCACGCGTCCTGCGCGCGTGCCTCCTGCCGCACATCCCGCACGCGACCCTGCTCACCGTCCCCGGCGCCGGTCACCTCCTGCCCCTGGAGGCGCCGCACGCCGTCGCGGTGGCGCTGGCGGCCTTCGTCGAGCAGCTTCACGGGCGGGACGCGGGGCTCGGGAGCGGGCGAGTCACGCTCCCGTCGTAGGGGTGATCCCCCGCCGAGCCGATCGGATCCTCCTGGAGGCGGAGGGCGGCCCGCCCGCGCGGGGGAGAGGTCCCGGACGGGCGGACGACGCAACCGCGTGCCGGGCGATGACACCGTGGAGAGGTCGATCCGCGCCGTATGCCCGGGAGTTCATGATGTCGCGTCACTTCGCCCCGCCCGCGTGGGACGCCCAGATCGCCGCACCCCGATGGGCGGTGTGGGCGGCCTGGGTGACCGTGCTGTGCACCGTGCCCTCGTGTGTGTGGCGCCTGTCCCTCGGGTTCGGCGTGGACGTGGGGTTCACCGGACGGCTCGGGTCGCTCTACCGGGGGACCCCGATCATGGTCTACGTGCTGATCCTGTCGGTGCTCTCGCAGACGGCCGCCTGCCTCACGCTCGGTCTTGTGCGGCCCTGGGGCGAGCAAGTGCCGCGCTGGGTACCGTGGTTGGGGGGCCGCCGTATCCCGCCGCCGGCGGTGATCGTACCCGCCGCGCTGGGCGCGGTCGCGGCGGCGGCCCTGTGCGCGGCGGTCACGCTGGTGCCCGGCGGCCCGCTGGCCAACCCCGACTTCCCGCATGGAACAGCGGGCCTGATCATGGACATCTGTTACGCCCCCATGCTGGCCTGGGGTCCGTTGGTCGCCGTCCTCACCATCGCCTACGCCCGGCGCCGACGGGCCGGTGTGCTGACGGGCTCCTGAACGTCCGCGCGAACGCCACCGAGGGGCACGGCTCGAAGCGGTGCCACGGCGCCCGCGAGGCGTCGGATCCCGGGCCCGCGCCGCCCGTCCGCGCAAAGTGCCGAAAGTGCCACAGGAACCCCGCTCGCGGGCATAGTCTGCGGGAATTACCGCAGGCGGGCCGGGGTGAGGCGTGGTGCGGCGGAGGTGTCATGGGCGGGGACCCGCAGAGGTCGACAACGGTTGACGAGCGCGTACAGGACGAGCGCGCACGGGACGAGCGCGCACGGGACGAGCGCGCACGGGACGAGCGCGTACAGGACGGGACGGCGGTGCCGGATCCCTACGGGGAGCGGGCCCTGCTGACCCCGGCCATGACCGGGGGCCACGACGCCGTGCCCGCGCCGGACCGGGACCGGCTGCGGCGCTACCTGGAGGCGGTCGTCGTGGCCAGGACCGCGCCCGTGCACACCACCGTCGCCTTCAACGCCGTGTACTTCGGGTACGACCTCGGGGGCGATGGATACGGCGCGAGCCCGCTGCGCCCCGAGGACTTCCCCGTCATCGCCTTCGGCGAGCGAGCGCCCGTCCTCCCGGTCGGCGCGATGGTGTGCGTCGCCACCGGATCCGACCCGCTGTACGCCGAGATCGTCCACCGCGAGGGCGCCCACCCGCAGGCGGGCGCCCTCGGTGACACGCCGGCCTGGGTGTCGGGGGCACCCGC
Protein-coding regions in this window:
- a CDS encoding AraC family transcriptional regulator; amino-acid sequence: MESGQEAVRQLRYSPAVGSPHGVEVMDFAALRSMDTRRRRVLPQRPDFHVLALIASGTGAHEADFRAYRLRPGSAVWIRPGMVHRWSDIDACEGPLILFRPGFLPGLTAEEAGAPACRYLDPQGLSLALLAADHLRHEYEAAARAPLLASPALPAHLLAALVLRVLAGPPDRAREAAADDGSASGGAGGSAGGSIAVFRAYRAAVEAHFCEWHQVADYARALGYDVRTLTRATRAATGTGAKAFLDQRVLLEAKRLLAHTDLPVTGCARRLGFRDAANFTTFFRRQAATPPAAWRAAYGARGVATSAGSRAPYSGAVAAQ
- a CDS encoding alpha/beta hydrolase; the encoded protein is MKEMTRRVTVPGGALEVRLKGGTGPVLVCVHYWGGSAGTWSEVIGHLPPEQATVRFDQRGWGTARALPGPYHLDRLADDLARVVEECVPGPYVLVGHSMGGKVAQLLAARRPLGLTGLFLLAPAPAEPPATVTEEYRRDLSHAYDSPEAVRHALNDILTATPLPGATLATAVRDSLAAGPQARQEWPLRGMARDISRAVRDITVPVTVLAGERDVVEPARVLRACLLPHIPHATLLTVPGAGHLLPLEAPHAVAVALAAFVEQLHGRDAGLGSGRVTLPS